One region of Hoeflea sp. 108 genomic DNA includes:
- a CDS encoding M3 family oligoendopeptidase, producing MRWNSGQEMQATAAAGAAAGLGDLPEWDLADLYAGMDAPELARDLEKASADAVAFEARWKGTLAVEAGRGAAGKLGEAMQTYEALEELVGRVVSYAGLVYAGDTSDPKRAKLYGDIQEKMTDASAHLLFFALELNLVDDALILSALDADPAFGHYRPWVLDLRKDKPYQLEDRVEQLFHEKSITGRGSWNRLFDETMTELRFDVGGEELTLEPALNKLQDPDGEVRRAASEALAATFRKNLRVFTLITNTLAKDKEISDRWRGFEDIADSRHLANRVEREVVDALAASVREAYPRLSHRYYAMKAKWLGMDAMNHWDRNAPLPETPQATIGWSEARDTVLTAYGNFSPEMANIARDFFDRRWIDAPVRPGKAPGAFAHPTVPSAHPYVLLNYMGKPRDVMTLAHELGHGVHQVLAAGQGALMASTPLTLAETASVFGEMLTFRSLLDRTTDKRERKAMLAQKVEDMINTVVRQIAFYEFERKVHSERKNGELTSDQLGQFWLEVQAESLGPAIKLREGYEVFWTYIPHFIHSPFYVYAYAFGDCLVNSLFAVYQNAERGFQDKYFEMLRAGGTKHHSELLKPFGLDATDPAFWQKGLAVISGLIDELEALD from the coding sequence ATGCGTTGGAATTCCGGGCAGGAGATGCAGGCCACCGCTGCCGCAGGGGCCGCGGCCGGGCTTGGTGACTTGCCCGAATGGGACCTCGCCGACCTCTATGCCGGCATGGATGCGCCTGAACTGGCGCGCGATCTGGAAAAGGCTTCGGCCGATGCCGTTGCCTTCGAGGCGCGCTGGAAGGGCACGCTCGCTGTCGAGGCCGGGCGCGGCGCTGCAGGCAAGCTCGGCGAAGCCATGCAGACCTACGAAGCGCTTGAAGAACTGGTCGGCCGGGTCGTCTCCTACGCCGGGCTGGTCTATGCCGGCGACACCTCCGACCCCAAGCGTGCCAAGCTCTACGGCGATATCCAGGAGAAGATGACCGATGCCAGCGCGCATCTTCTGTTCTTCGCCCTCGAGCTGAACCTGGTCGACGACGCGCTGATCCTTTCGGCACTCGATGCCGATCCGGCTTTTGGCCATTACCGACCCTGGGTGCTCGATCTCAGGAAGGACAAGCCCTACCAGCTCGAGGACCGCGTCGAGCAACTGTTCCACGAGAAGTCGATCACCGGCCGCGGTTCGTGGAACCGGCTGTTCGACGAGACGATGACCGAGCTGCGCTTCGATGTCGGCGGCGAGGAGCTGACGCTGGAGCCGGCGCTGAACAAGCTGCAGGATCCTGATGGCGAGGTGCGCCGCGCGGCCTCCGAGGCGCTCGCTGCGACCTTCCGCAAGAACCTGCGCGTCTTCACGCTGATCACCAACACGCTGGCCAAGGACAAGGAAATCTCCGACCGCTGGCGCGGCTTCGAGGACATCGCCGATTCACGCCACCTCGCCAACCGCGTCGAACGCGAGGTGGTCGACGCCCTTGCCGCCTCGGTGCGCGAGGCCTATCCGCGCCTGTCGCACCGCTACTATGCGATGAAGGCCAAGTGGCTCGGCATGGACGCGATGAACCACTGGGACCGCAACGCCCCCCTGCCCGAGACGCCACAGGCGACCATCGGCTGGAGCGAGGCTCGCGACACGGTGCTGACCGCCTATGGCAACTTCTCGCCGGAGATGGCCAACATCGCCCGCGACTTCTTCGACCGCCGCTGGATCGACGCCCCCGTACGTCCCGGCAAGGCGCCGGGCGCCTTTGCCCATCCGACAGTGCCGTCGGCGCACCCTTACGTGCTGCTCAACTACATGGGTAAGCCGCGCGACGTCATGACCCTAGCCCATGAGCTCGGCCACGGCGTGCACCAGGTGCTGGCTGCCGGCCAGGGCGCGCTCATGGCCTCGACGCCGCTGACGCTGGCTGAGACGGCAAGCGTCTTCGGCGAGATGCTGACCTTCCGCTCGCTGCTCGACCGCACCACCGACAAGCGCGAGCGCAAGGCGATGCTGGCGCAGAAGGTCGAGGACATGATCAACACGGTCGTGCGCCAGATCGCCTTCTATGAATTCGAGCGCAAGGTGCATTCGGAACGCAAGAACGGCGAGCTGACATCAGACCAGCTCGGCCAGTTCTGGCTCGAGGTGCAGGCCGAAAGCCTGGGGCCGGCGATCAAGCTGCGCGAAGGCTACGAAGTGTTCTGGACCTACATCCCGCACTTCATCCACTCGCCCTTCTACGTCTATGCCTACGCCTTCGGCGACTGCCTGGTGAACTCGCTGTTTGCGGTCTACCAAAACGCCGAGCGTGGCTTCCAGGACAAGTATTTCGAGATGCTGCGCGCCGGCGGCACCAAGCACCATTCCGAGCTGCTGAAGCCATTCGGGCTGGATGCCACCGACCCGGCCTTCTGGCAGAAGGGCCTTGCCGTCATCAGCGGCCTCATCGATGAACTGGAAGCGCTGGACTGA
- a CDS encoding aminodeoxychorismate synthase component I: MADLTSPFVLFRDDRAGQEVLFEAPRETIVAHGADDFFPALAAAQAAHDSGKWLAGYFAYEAGYLLEPKLRPLLPEGRRTPLICLGVFDQPSGRVRPPAPGPATNGPIFDARAAWSEADYERRFKRLHQHIRQGDCYQANLTFPVQAQWTGTPLDAFDALIARQPVKYGSLVSLGGPVVLSRSPELFFEIDGEGWIETHPMKGTAPRGKTSEEDAALREFLRNDEKNQAENRMIVDLLRNDISLISEVGSLDVPELFRIESYPTVHQMVSTVRAKLLPSLSIERIFAALFPCGSITGAPKIRAMEILHDLEGTPRDVYCGSIGWIAPGGTMRFNVAIRTITLFPDGEAVYNVGGGVVFDSTAEAEYAECLLKARFATGSVPASS, encoded by the coding sequence ATGGCAGATCTTACTTCACCCTTCGTCCTGTTCCGGGATGATCGCGCCGGCCAGGAAGTGCTGTTCGAGGCACCGCGCGAAACCATCGTTGCGCACGGCGCCGACGACTTCTTTCCCGCGCTCGCGGCTGCCCAGGCCGCGCATGACAGCGGCAAGTGGCTCGCCGGCTACTTCGCCTATGAGGCAGGCTACCTGCTCGAGCCGAAGCTCCGGCCGCTATTGCCAGAGGGGCGGCGCACGCCGCTGATCTGCCTGGGCGTATTCGACCAGCCATCGGGCCGTGTGCGTCCGCCTGCACCAGGGCCAGCAACCAACGGGCCGATCTTCGACGCTCGCGCCGCATGGTCGGAGGCAGACTACGAACGCCGCTTCAAGCGGCTCCACCAGCACATTCGCCAGGGCGACTGCTACCAGGCCAATCTCACCTTCCCCGTACAGGCGCAATGGACCGGCACGCCGCTCGATGCCTTCGACGCGCTGATTGCGCGCCAGCCGGTGAAATACGGCTCGCTCGTCTCGCTCGGCGGCCCGGTCGTGCTGTCGCGTTCGCCCGAACTGTTCTTCGAGATCGACGGCGAAGGCTGGATCGAGACCCATCCGATGAAGGGCACAGCCCCGCGCGGCAAGACATCAGAAGAGGATGCTGCACTCAGGGAGTTTCTGCGCAACGACGAGAAGAACCAGGCGGAAAACCGCATGATCGTCGACCTTTTGCGCAACGACATTTCGTTGATCAGCGAGGTCGGTTCGCTCGACGTGCCCGAGTTGTTCCGCATCGAGAGCTATCCGACCGTGCACCAGATGGTCAGCACCGTCAGGGCCAAGCTCCTGCCAAGCCTTTCCATCGAGCGCATCTTCGCTGCCCTTTTCCCCTGCGGCTCGATAACAGGTGCGCCGAAGATCCGTGCCATGGAAATCCTCCACGATCTCGAAGGCACGCCGCGCGACGTCTATTGCGGCTCCATCGGCTGGATCGCGCCCGGCGGCACCATGCGCTTCAACGTGGCGATCCGCACCATCACGCTCTTCCCCGATGGCGAGGCCGTCTACAATGTCGGCGGCGGCGTGGTGTTCGATTCGACGGCAGAAGCGGAGTATGCGGAATGTCTTCTGAAAGCACGCTTCGCGACCGGCTCGGTGCCGGCTTCGAGCTGA
- a CDS encoding aminotransferase class IV family protein has translation MSSESTLRDRLGAGFELIETLRWEPESGFLRGDRHLARLAASAEVLGFAFDLTAVRQALAKAATGDTPLRVRLALSQDGKVGVTRQAFAPLSPDTLWILCIATPRLASTDTLLRHKTTRRQAYDAARAEFARDAADEVILLNEAGQVCEGTITSLFLDMGNGAPLRTPALTCGLLAGVLRGELIEKGEAVEANLTIDDIASASKIFVGNSLRGLIAARLVQ, from the coding sequence ATGTCTTCTGAAAGCACGCTTCGCGACCGGCTCGGTGCCGGCTTCGAGCTGATCGAGACACTGCGCTGGGAGCCCGAAAGCGGCTTCCTGCGCGGCGACCGCCATCTCGCCCGGCTCGCGGCCTCGGCGGAGGTACTCGGCTTCGCCTTCGACCTTACGGCCGTCAGGCAGGCTTTGGCGAAGGCCGCCACCGGCGACACGCCGCTCAGGGTTCGCCTCGCCCTCTCCCAAGACGGCAAGGTCGGTGTGACCAGGCAGGCCTTCGCGCCGCTGTCGCCCGACACGCTGTGGATCCTGTGCATCGCCACACCCCGGCTTGCCTCGACCGACACGCTCCTGCGCCACAAGACCACGCGCCGGCAGGCCTATGACGCCGCCCGCGCCGAGTTTGCCCGCGATGCGGCCGACGAAGTGATCCTGCTCAATGAGGCAGGGCAGGTCTGCGAAGGCACGATCACCAGCCTCTTCCTCGATATGGGCAACGGCGCCCCGCTCAGGACCCCAGCGCTTACCTGCGGCCTTCTCGCCGGCGTGCTGCGCGGAGAGCTGATCGAGAAAGGCGAGGCAGTGGAGGCCAATCTGACCATCGACGATATCGCCAGCGCGTCGAAGATCTTCGTAGGCAACTCGCTGCGCGGGCTCATTGCCGCCAGACTGGTCCAATGA
- a CDS encoding DUF3445 domain-containing protein: MTAVVTHTPYDGTSKPFAIGLKQAEPRDWIELDGHLGAYLAEKDRLYTEVPDKVFVAEPETRAAQQEVLDLLVAHLTERFPQTYRLEGERCLIAGMDRAIDIANPGDNPLIAASKLVQEDLILMRQGEDGWRLAAGSLCFPSSWKLTEKFGLPIHHIHGPVPGFGPGTRMAELIARMFDKLAVLVERFNWSIQANGDLYHPLSDRQRIARSAETHSTFADADAAGRAFIRVERQTLRKLPVSGDILFTIRIYLDPLAVLARHEDRARLAASFTDQLMSLDRDQLDYKGLSADRDRLVGFLNGMAPAG; encoded by the coding sequence ATGACCGCTGTAGTTACGCACACGCCCTATGACGGCACATCAAAACCCTTCGCCATCGGCCTGAAGCAGGCGGAGCCGCGCGACTGGATCGAGCTTGACGGCCATCTCGGCGCTTATCTGGCCGAGAAGGACAGGCTTTACACCGAAGTGCCCGACAAGGTGTTCGTCGCCGAGCCGGAAACGCGGGCGGCCCAGCAGGAGGTGCTGGACTTGCTGGTCGCGCATCTGACCGAGCGCTTCCCCCAGACCTATCGCCTCGAAGGCGAGCGCTGCCTCATCGCCGGCATGGATCGCGCCATCGACATCGCCAATCCCGGCGACAATCCCCTGATCGCCGCCTCGAAGCTGGTGCAGGAAGACCTGATCCTGATGCGGCAGGGCGAGGATGGCTGGCGGCTGGCCGCCGGATCGCTGTGTTTCCCCTCGTCGTGGAAGCTGACCGAAAAATTCGGCCTGCCGATCCACCACATCCACGGCCCGGTGCCCGGCTTCGGCCCCGGCACGCGCATGGCCGAACTGATCGCCCGCATGTTCGACAAGCTTGCCGTGCTGGTCGAGCGCTTCAACTGGTCGATCCAGGCCAATGGCGATCTCTACCATCCACTCTCCGACCGCCAGCGCATCGCGCGTTCGGCCGAGACGCACTCGACCTTTGCCGATGCCGACGCTGCGGGACGCGCCTTCATCCGGGTCGAGCGGCAGACGCTGCGAAAGCTGCCGGTGTCGGGCGACATCCTGTTCACCATCCGCATCTATCTCGATCCGCTGGCGGTGCTTGCGCGTCATGAGGACCGCGCCCGGCTGGCCGCCTCCTTCACCGATCAGCTGATGAGCCTCGACCGCGACCAGCTCGACTACAAGGGCCTCTCCGCCGATCGTGACAGGCTGGTTGGCTTCCTCAACGGCATGGCTCCAGCCGGCTAA
- a CDS encoding homospermidine synthase: MANEKWSVYGEITGPVVMIGFGSIGRGTLPLIERHFKFDKSRMVIIDPSDENRKLADERGIKFIQEAVTKDNYKELLTPLLTNGGGQGFCVNLSVDTGSVDLMHLSRKLGALYVDTVIEPWLGFYFDNSADNSERTNYALRETLLAERRKHPGGPTAVSTCGANPGMVSWFVKQALVNLANDLGLEFEEPAQQDRDGWAALMKKAGVKGIHIAERDTQRTKNPKPMNVFWNTWSVEGFISEGLQPAELGWGTHETWKPKNAKKFKKGCKAAIYLEQPGANTRVRTWCPTPGPQYGFLVTHNEAISIADFFTVRSKKGKVIYRPTCHYAYHPCNDAVLSMHEMFGAAGKPQPVHHVLDEDELVDGKDELGVLLYGHDKNAYWYGSQLTLEQARKLAPYQNATGLQVTSAVLSGMVWALENPEAGIVEADEMDYKRCLEVQQQYLGPVNGHYTDWTPLDGRPGLFEEDIDKDDPWQFRNILVR; this comes from the coding sequence ATGGCGAATGAAAAATGGTCCGTCTACGGTGAGATTACTGGTCCTGTTGTGATGATCGGCTTCGGCTCGATCGGTCGTGGAACGCTCCCCCTCATCGAACGCCATTTCAAATTCGACAAGTCGCGCATGGTGATTATCGATCCCAGCGACGAAAACCGAAAACTCGCGGATGAGCGTGGCATCAAATTCATCCAGGAGGCGGTAACCAAGGACAATTACAAGGAGCTGCTGACGCCCCTGCTGACCAACGGCGGCGGCCAGGGCTTCTGCGTCAACCTGTCGGTCGATACCGGCTCGGTCGACCTCATGCATCTCAGCCGCAAGCTTGGCGCGCTCTATGTCGACACCGTCATCGAGCCCTGGCTCGGTTTCTACTTCGACAACAGCGCCGACAATAGCGAGCGCACCAACTACGCCCTGCGCGAAACCCTGCTCGCCGAAAGGCGCAAGCACCCCGGCGGTCCGACCGCCGTTTCCACCTGCGGCGCCAACCCGGGCATGGTCTCGTGGTTCGTCAAGCAGGCGCTGGTCAACCTCGCCAACGATCTCGGCCTCGAATTCGAGGAGCCTGCGCAGCAGGATCGCGACGGCTGGGCAGCGTTGATGAAGAAGGCCGGCGTCAAGGGCATCCACATCGCCGAGCGCGACACCCAGCGCACCAAGAACCCCAAGCCGATGAACGTGTTCTGGAACACCTGGTCGGTCGAGGGCTTCATCTCCGAGGGCCTGCAGCCGGCCGAGCTGGGCTGGGGTACCCACGAGACGTGGAAGCCCAAGAACGCCAAGAAGTTCAAGAAGGGCTGCAAGGCGGCGATCTATCTGGAGCAGCCGGGCGCCAACACCCGCGTCCGCACCTGGTGCCCGACGCCTGGCCCGCAATACGGCTTCCTGGTGACGCATAACGAGGCGATCTCCATCGCCGACTTCTTCACCGTGCGCTCGAAGAAGGGCAAGGTCATCTATCGCCCGACCTGCCACTACGCCTACCACCCCTGCAACGACGCGGTTCTGTCGATGCACGAGATGTTCGGTGCTGCCGGCAAGCCGCAGCCCGTCCATCACGTTCTCGACGAGGACGAACTGGTCGACGGCAAGGACGAGCTCGGCGTGCTGCTCTACGGCCACGACAAGAACGCATACTGGTACGGCTCGCAGCTGACGCTCGAGCAGGCCCGCAAGCTTGCGCCTTATCAGAACGCCACCGGCCTGCAGGTGACCTCGGCCGTGCTCTCCGGCATGGTCTGGGCGCTCGAGAACCCCGAGGCCGGCATCGTCGAGGCCGACGAGATGGACTACAAGCGTTGCCTCGAAGTGCAGCAGCAGTATCTCGGACCGGTCAACGGCCACTACACCGACTGGACCCCGCTCGACGGCCGCCCCGGCCTGTTCGAGGAGGACATCGACAAGGACGACCCCTGGCAGTTCCGCAACATCCTGGTGCGCTGA
- a CDS encoding PTS sugar transporter subunit IIB, whose product MAKQKTVLFACGTGVATSTAVNATVTEAMKARGLTFNAMQCKATEVPSLADNVDLIVATTPISASVTVPVIKGLAFLTGIGKDKALDDIEAELRK is encoded by the coding sequence ATGGCCAAACAGAAAACCGTTCTTTTCGCCTGCGGCACAGGCGTCGCCACCTCGACCGCCGTCAACGCCACCGTCACCGAGGCAATGAAGGCGCGCGGGCTGACTTTCAACGCCATGCAGTGCAAGGCAACCGAGGTGCCCAGCCTGGCCGACAATGTCGACCTGATCGTTGCCACCACGCCGATCTCGGCGTCGGTCACGGTGCCGGTCATCAAGGGCCTCGCCTTCCTCACCGGCATCGGCAAGGACAAGGCGCTCGACGACATCGAGGCAGAGCTGCGCAAGTAG
- a CDS encoding PTS sugar transporter subunit IIA codes for MARALMNHIDPEAIALGVDATDGEAVIRLLAGKLEALGYVKGSYADAVVRREATMPTGLPLGYALNVAIPHTDPEHVIKPGIALAVLSQPVDFANMEDPDEAVPVGYVFLLAINDKDKQIDMLQEIMDTIQSEEALAGLSRAASAADVAAALG; via the coding sequence ATGGCGCGAGCCCTCATGAACCACATCGACCCCGAAGCAATCGCGCTCGGGGTCGATGCCACTGATGGCGAAGCCGTCATCCGCCTGCTCGCGGGCAAGCTCGAGGCATTGGGCTATGTGAAGGGCAGCTATGCCGACGCGGTTGTCCGCCGCGAGGCGACGATGCCCACCGGCCTGCCGCTCGGCTACGCGCTCAATGTCGCCATTCCGCACACCGATCCCGAACATGTCATCAAGCCGGGCATTGCACTGGCGGTGCTGTCGCAGCCGGTCGACTTCGCCAACATGGAAGACCCCGACGAGGCGGTTCCTGTCGGTTACGTGTTCCTGCTTGCGATCAACGACAAGGACAAGCAGATAGACATGCTTCAGGAAATCATGGACACGATCCAGAGCGAAGAGGCCCTTGCCGGGCTGAGCCGTGCTGCATCCGCAGCCGACGTTGCCGCTGCACTGGGCTAA